The Echeneis naucrates chromosome 10, fEcheNa1.1, whole genome shotgun sequence genome has a window encoding:
- the faf2 gene encoding FAS-associated factor 2, with protein sequence MAAPEEPELSQAQTEKLLQFQDLTGLESMDQCRRTLEQHNWNIEAAVQDRLNEQEGVPSVFNPPPSRPLQVNTADHRVYSYIVSRPQPRGLLGWSYYLIMLPFRFTYYTLLDIFRFALRLIRPDPRGRVTDPVGDVVSFIHSFEEKYGQAHPVFYQGTYSQALNDAKRELRYLLVYLHGNDHQDTDEFCRSTLCTEEVITFLNTRMLFWACSTGKPEGYRVSQALRENTYPFLAMIMLKDRKMTVVGRLEGLIQPEDLINQLTFIMDANQTYLMSERLEREERNQTQVLRQQQDEAYLASLRADQEKDRKKREEQEQRRQEEEKVRQSALAEERRRRTLEEEKERKSECLPPEPPADDPESVKIVFKLPNDTRVERRFLFGQSLTVIYDFLFSLKETPEKFQIVTNFPRRVLPCLPTEEQPNPPTLKEAGLSRSEVLFVQDLTDD encoded by the exons ATGGCGGCGCCAGAGGAGCCAGAATTATCCCAGGCGCAGACCGAAAAACTCCTCCAGTTTCAG GACTTAACTGGGTTGGAGTCTATGGACCAATGTCGTCGAACATTAGAGCAGCATAATTGGAACATAGAG gctgCAGTGCAAGACAGACTTAATGAGCAGGAAGGAGTGCCCAGTGTGTTTAACCCTCCACCATCCAGACCATTACAGGTCAATACAGCAGACCATAGAGTATATAGTTACATCGTGTCAAGGCCACAACCCAGG GGGTTACTAGGATGGAGTTACTACTTGATAATGCTACCATTCAGATTTACATATTACACACTCCTGGACATTTTCAg GTTTGCCCTGCGGCTCATCAGACCAGATCCTCGTGGTCGTGTGACGGACCCTGTTGGTGATGTTGTGTCCTTCATTCATAGCTTCGAGGAGAAGTATGGTCAGGCACACCCTGTGTTTTACCAGGGAACTTACAGCCAG GCACTGAATGATGCCAAACGGGAACTTCGGTACCTATTAGTGTACCTTCATGGGAACGATCACCAAGACACTGATGAGTTTTGCCG CTCCACATTATGTACAGAAGAGGTTATAACCTTCCTCAACACACGAATGCTTTTTTGGGCATGCTCAACTGGCAAACCTGAGGGCTACAGAG tgtctcAGGCATTGCGAGAAAACACCTATCCATTCCTGGCCATGATAATGCTGAAGGACCGCAAGATGACTGTGGTGGGAAGGCTTGAGGGCCTAATTCAACCAGAGGACCTCATCAATCAGCTCACCTTCATCATGGATGCCAACCAAACATATCTGATGTCAGAACGCCTTGAACG GGAGGAGAGGAACCAGACCCAAGTGCTAAGGCAGCAGCAAGATGAGGCCTATCTGGCCTCCCTCCGTGCTGACCAGGAAAaggacaggaagaagagggaggagcaggagcagcgcagacaagaggaggagaaggtccGACAGAGTGCTCTCGCTGAGGAGCGGAGACGCAGA ACActtgaagaggagaaagaaaggaagtcAGAATGTCTTCCTCCAGAGCCTCCTGCAGATGATCCAGAGAGTGTCAAAATAGTGTTTAAGCTGCCCAATGACACACGAGTAGAGAGACGATTCCTCTTTGGGCAGTCTTTGACG gtAATATACgacttccttttctctttgaaaGAAACCCCAGAGAAGTTTCAGATAGTTACAAACTTCCCTCGCCGAGTCTTGCCCTGCCTTCCGACTGAAGAGCAGCCCAACCCACCCACACTGAAAGAGGCTGGACTCAGTCGCTCCGAGGTCCTTTTTGTTCAGGACCTTACGGACGATTAA
- the pin4 gene encoding peptidyl-prolyl cis-trans isomerase NIMA-interacting 4, which translates to MPPKGKGSKGGKGTASGSAEADKKEKAPKGGTSVKVRHILCEKHGKCMEAMEKLKAGVRFSEVASQYSEDKARQGGDLGWMTRGSMVGPFQDAAFALPVSSMDKPVYTDPPVKTKFGYHIIMVEGKK; encoded by the exons atgccACCAAAGGGTAAAGGTAGCAAAGGCGGTAAAG GAACTGCTTCAGGAAGTGCAGAGGCcgacaagaaagaaaaagcaccaAAGGGAGGCACATCCGTCAAG GTTCGGCATATCCTTTGtgaaaaacatggaaaatgcATGGAAGCAATGGAGAAATTGAAGGCTGGAGTTCGTTTCAGTGAAGTAGCATCACAATACAGCGAAGACAAAGCGAGACAAGGG GGTGATCTGGGGTGGATGACTCGTGGATCAATGGTTGGACCTTTCCAGGATGCAGCATTTGCCTTACCTGTCAGTTCCATGGATAAACCAGTCTACACAGACCCTCCCGTCAAGACCAAGTTTGGGTACCACATTATTATGGTAGAAGGAAAGAAGTGA
- the drd1a gene encoding D(1) dopamine receptor has product MDTPTHTCSGMDLKNFTTVVDSGFLDEAPPSRVLTGCFLALLILTTLLGNTLVCVAVTKFQHLRSKVTNFFVISLAVSDLLVAILVMPWKAVTEITGFWPFGSFCDTWVAFDIMCSTASILNLCVISLDRYWAISSPFRYERKMTRKVAYMMISVAWTLSVLISFIPVQLNWHKAQTKSHTPLRGLSLGLNATSYHSQENCDSSLNRTYAISTSLISFYIPVAIMVATYTQIYRIAHRQIRRISALERAAESAKNRHDSMSGGSSIAESECSFKMTFKRETKVLKTLSVIMGVFVCCWLPFFILNCMVPFCERSSGGKAFPCISPTTFDVFVWFGWANSSLNPIIYAFNADFRKAFSILLGCHRLYPGGHNKETVSLNKK; this is encoded by the coding sequence ATGGACACTCCAACCCACACGTGTTCAGGGATGGATCTCAAGAACTTTACAACGGTCGTCGACAGTGGGTTTTTGGACGAGGCACCACCAAGCCGTGTCCTAACCGGCTGTTTCTTGGCCCTGCTCATCCTCACCACCTTGCTGGGAAACACTCTAGTTTGTGTGGCCGTCACCAAATTTCAACATCTTCGCTCTAAAGTCACCAACTTTTTTGTGATATCCCTGGCCGTGTCAGATCTCTTGGTCGCCATCTTGGTGATGCCATGGAAGGCAGTGACAGAGATCACTGGGTTCTGGCCATTTGGCTCGTTTTGTGATACCTGGGTAGCATTTGATATTATGTGCTCcacagcctccattttgaaccTTTGTGTAATAAGCCTGGACAGGTACTGGGCCATCTCCAGCCCCTTTCGCTATGAGAGGAAGATGACACGGAAAGTGGCCTATATGATGATCAGTGTCGCCTGGACGCTGTCTGTCCTCATTTCCTTCATCCCAGTGCAACTCAACTGGCACAAGGCCCAAACTAAATCTCACACTCCTCTCCGTGGGTTGTCTCTAGGTTTAAATGCTACATCTTACCACAGCCAGGAGAACTGTGACTCAAGCCTGAACAGGACCTACGCCATCTCAACTTCTCTGATCAGCTTTTACATCCCTGTGGCCATCATGGTGGCCACCTACACCCAGATCTACCGCATTGCCCACAGACAAATAAGGAGGATCTCTGCCCTGGAGCGTGCGGCCGAAAGTGCCAAAAACCGACACGACAGTATGAGTGGAGGGTCGAGCATTGCGGAGTCTGAGTGctcttttaaaatgacatttaagaGGGAGACCAAAGTTCTGAAGACACTGTCAGTCATCAtgggggtgtttgtgtgttgctggcTCCCATTTTTCATTCTCAACTGCATGGTGCCCTTCTGTGAGCGGTCCAGCGGAGGGAAGGCTTTCCCCTGCATCAGTCCCACCACGTTTGACGTGTTCGTGTGGTTTGGCTGGGCTAATTCCTCTCTCAACCCCATCATCTATGCCTTCAATGCAGATTTCCGCAAGGCGTTCTCCATCCTGCTGGGCTGCCACAGATTGTATCCAGGAGGCCACAACAAAGAGACGGTCAGTCTAAACAAGAAATGA